The proteins below come from a single Acidobacteriota bacterium genomic window:
- a CDS encoding DUF1569 domain-containing protein: protein MAFPNIFAKEVSDGIIERLNKLTPESQRQWGKMDVAKMLAHCSVAYECIYEPDKHPKPGFPMSLVLKYIVAPVVVGDKPAKKNSPTGPQFIIRSDKDFETERARLVAYIVKTQQLGENEFNGKESHSFGVLNKTQWSNMLYKHLDHHLQQFRV, encoded by the coding sequence ATGGCATTTCCAAATATCTTTGCGAAAGAAGTTTCGGATGGCATCATCGAGCGGCTGAACAAACTTACGCCGGAGTCTCAGCGGCAGTGGGGAAAAATGGATGTCGCAAAAATGCTCGCCCATTGCAGTGTCGCGTACGAGTGCATCTATGAACCGGATAAACACCCGAAACCCGGCTTTCCCATGAGCCTCGTATTGAAGTACATCGTTGCGCCCGTTGTCGTTGGCGATAAACCTGCAAAAAAGAACAGCCCAACAGGTCCGCAGTTCATTATTAGATCAGATAAGGATTTCGAAACGGAACGAGCCAGATTGGTCGCATATATCGTGAAAACGCAGCAACTCGGTGAGAATGAGTTCAATGGCAAGGAATCGCACTCTTTCGGAGTGCTGAATAAAACTCAGTGGAGCAATATGCTTTACAAGCATCTCGATCACCATTTGCAGCAATTTAGAGTTTAA
- the gndA gene encoding NADP-dependent phosphogluconate dehydrogenase, which yields MAKAHFGMIGLGTMGCNFLLNIAEHGIGGVGYDLDEAKRDLLLKEGEGMPVDVGTDLADFLAKLESPRNIMLLVPAGPIVDKVIADLAPHLDDDDLIIDGGNSHFTDTERREAELAVKGIGFMRVGVSGGEEGARHGASIMPGGRRDHYDRIETTLQAVSAKVNGEPCVAYMGTGSSGHFVKMVHNGIEYGMMQLLAETFDFMQSVLRMASTEMHRTFTEWNGGELNSFLVEITSQVLRKTDPETGNPLVSMILDTAGQKGTGKWTSQAAMDFGVPIPTIDSAVTMRQISAQKGTRKEVALKYAGMRTSADQSHSRTSVGELEDALFCAFILTYAQGMSLLQKASEEKGFGLDLAEIARIWRGGCIIRSKLLELIRKAYSSGQNIESLLLDKGISDMLNSRAGSLRKTVVTFNENGIPSACFSSALAYFDAFRTERLPANLIQAQRDFFGAHTYQRIDRDGTFHTPDWEV from the coding sequence ATGGCAAAAGCACACTTCGGAATGATCGGCCTTGGTACGATGGGCTGCAATTTTCTGCTAAATATCGCCGAACACGGCATTGGCGGGGTCGGATACGATCTTGATGAAGCAAAGCGAGACCTTCTTTTGAAGGAAGGGGAAGGAATGCCGGTCGATGTGGGGACCGATCTCGCTGATTTTCTTGCAAAGCTTGAATCGCCTCGCAACATCATGCTTCTCGTTCCTGCCGGCCCCATCGTTGACAAGGTTATCGCGGATCTTGCCCCACACCTCGATGACGACGACCTGATCATCGATGGCGGCAATTCGCATTTTACTGACACGGAACGCCGAGAAGCTGAACTCGCGGTCAAAGGCATCGGATTCATGCGCGTCGGCGTCAGCGGCGGTGAGGAAGGTGCTCGCCACGGAGCCAGCATCATGCCCGGCGGCCGTCGCGATCATTATGATCGGATCGAAACAACGCTCCAGGCAGTTTCAGCGAAAGTCAACGGTGAACCTTGTGTCGCATACATGGGAACGGGTTCTTCCGGCCACTTTGTAAAAATGGTTCACAACGGCATCGAATACGGCATGATGCAGCTGCTGGCTGAGACGTTCGATTTCATGCAGAGTGTTTTGCGTATGGCAAGCACTGAAATGCACCGGACCTTCACGGAATGGAACGGCGGCGAACTAAACTCTTTCCTTGTCGAGATCACATCCCAGGTTTTGCGTAAGACGGATCCCGAAACCGGTAATCCACTCGTCTCAATGATCCTCGACACCGCAGGGCAAAAAGGAACGGGCAAATGGACATCGCAGGCGGCAATGGATTTTGGTGTTCCGATCCCGACGATCGATTCGGCGGTTACAATGCGTCAGATATCGGCACAGAAAGGCACCAGGAAAGAGGTCGCGTTGAAATATGCGGGAATGCGCACTTCCGCAGATCAGAGTCATTCGAGAACCTCGGTTGGCGAACTCGAAGATGCACTTTTCTGTGCTTTTATCCTGACCTACGCTCAAGGAATGTCCCTACTTCAGAAAGCGTCCGAGGAAAAGGGTTTTGGCCTGGATCTCGCAGAAATCGCCCGGATTTGGCGCGGCGGATGTATTATCCGTTCGAAATTGCTCGAATTGATCCGCAAGGCCTATTCGTCCGGCCAGAATATTGAAAGCCTTCTGCTTGATAAGGGCATTTCAGATATGTTGAACTCGCGGGCCGGGTCTTTGCGCAAAACGGTCGTAACCTTCAACGAGAACGGTATTCCTTCAGCTTGCTTTTCCTCGGCGTTGGCATATTTCGATGCATTTCGCACCGAACGGCTCCCGGCGAATTTGATTCAGGCTCAACGAGACTTTTTCGGGGCTCATACGTATCAGCGGATCGACCGGGATGGTACATTTCATACGCCTGATTGGGAGGTTTAA
- a CDS encoding pyridoxal-phosphate dependent enzyme codes for MRCLAEAIRPTTLIESSKLRDHLGLDITIATETFQHTGSFKFRAAYNLALNVAETEIVAASSGNFGQALAYACKLLGKKCTIVMPSTSARVKLDAVRGFGATADLIETARIGRSERVAQLAAEMPNAYVASAYNDKYVIDGNSTLGDELADKDFDVVITAVGGGGLVSGMIQSFCRNGSMTKVFGAEPQPGNDASRSLQAGHIVANESEPQTIADGARTLSLGSLNWEIIKDGIAGIIEVPDEKTIEALRMYFGLVNLKSEPTGALSLGAILVDAERFRDQKICLVVSGGNVDPSVYAKLIV; via the coding sequence ATGAGATGCCTTGCAGAAGCGATACGACCTACAACATTAATAGAATCGTCAAAACTCCGAGACCACCTCGGGCTCGACATCACGATCGCGACCGAGACATTCCAGCACACCGGCAGTTTCAAATTCCGGGCGGCCTATAATCTTGCTCTAAATGTGGCAGAGACAGAGATCGTCGCCGCGTCGTCAGGGAATTTTGGTCAGGCCTTGGCGTACGCATGTAAATTGCTGGGAAAGAAATGCACGATAGTGATGCCTTCGACATCCGCAAGAGTTAAGTTAGATGCCGTACGCGGTTTCGGAGCAACCGCTGACCTAATAGAGACTGCAAGGATCGGACGCAGCGAGCGTGTCGCCCAACTCGCGGCCGAGATGCCAAACGCTTACGTCGCAAGTGCTTACAACGACAAATATGTCATCGACGGAAATTCAACGCTTGGTGACGAACTCGCCGATAAGGATTTTGATGTCGTGATCACCGCCGTCGGCGGTGGCGGGCTTGTGTCCGGAATGATCCAGTCCTTCTGCCGGAACGGATCGATGACAAAGGTCTTTGGAGCCGAACCGCAGCCAGGAAATGATGCGTCGCGTTCGCTTCAAGCAGGCCATATTGTGGCCAATGAATCCGAACCGCAAACCATCGCCGACGGAGCCCGTACTCTGTCACTCGGGAGCCTTAACTGGGAAATAATCAAGGATGGAATTGCCGGAATAATCGAGGTACCGGATGAAAAAACGATCGAAGCTCTGAGGATGTATTTCGGTCTCGTTAATCTAAAATCCGAACCAACCGGGGCTCTGAGTTTGGGCGCGATCCTGGTCGATGCGGAACGTTTTCGAGATCAGAAGATCTGCCTCGTTGTCAGCG
- a CDS encoding phosphotransferase — protein METNFRSSLPPKFVQNTISLCGGRGEKWLDELPERIAVLEKKWPIKAGNPFLNLSYNYVANAELADGKSAVLKIGLPLKDVEIFGEAAYLQLLNGDGSVRMLEFDRELQAILLERVVPGSNLRSVCKKDQAKAVTIAIEILKRILRPVPQTTDDFIRLDDWFDGLKHTIGTTKAIELYAELSRQTKNTFLLHGDFHHDNILSSRRGPFLVIDPKGMIGHVSYDIGVFLNNHHEWLEWDTRLKGKLDKAIADFAVAFDLEESDIRKWAFCQMVLSWWWMFDEMPEMFGEELGLSDIWKV, from the coding sequence ATGGAAACTAACTTCAGATCATCCCTGCCGCCGAAATTTGTGCAAAATACGATCTCGCTTTGTGGCGGACGCGGAGAAAAATGGCTCGATGAGTTACCGGAAAGGATCGCAGTCTTGGAGAAAAAATGGCCAATCAAAGCCGGAAATCCTTTCTTGAACCTCTCATATAACTACGTTGCGAATGCTGAGCTCGCCGACGGAAAAAGTGCAGTGCTCAAGATCGGGCTGCCGTTGAAAGATGTCGAGATCTTCGGTGAGGCTGCATATTTGCAGCTGCTTAATGGTGATGGCTCGGTGCGAATGTTGGAGTTCGATCGGGAACTCCAAGCTATTCTCCTCGAACGGGTGGTTCCTGGCTCTAACCTAAGATCTGTCTGCAAAAAAGATCAAGCGAAAGCCGTTACAATCGCTATTGAGATCCTGAAACGAATTCTGCGGCCTGTTCCGCAAACAACCGACGACTTTATTAGGTTGGATGACTGGTTCGATGGCCTCAAACACACGATCGGGACGACAAAGGCCATCGAGCTTTATGCGGAGTTGTCGCGTCAAACCAAAAATACCTTTCTGCTGCACGGCGACTTTCATCACGATAATATCCTCTCGTCCCGACGCGGCCCTTTTCTAGTTATCGATCCGAAAGGAATGATCGGACATGTTAGCTATGACATCGGCGTCTTTCTAAACAACCATCACGAATGGCTCGAATGGGATACGCGTTTGAAAGGCAAGCTTGATAAAGCTATCGCGGATTTCGCCGTGGCATTTGATCTCGAGGAATCTGACATCCGTAAATGGGCGTTTTGTCAGATGGTTCTGTCGTGGTGGTGGATGTTTGACGAAATGCCGGAGATGTTCGGAGAAGAACTTGGCCTATCGGATATTTGGAAAGTCTGA